One part of the [Synechococcus] sp. NIES-970 genome encodes these proteins:
- a CDS encoding HD domain protein, with protein MELSERFAEALVLAEKLHRGQIRKGSGTPYIAHLLGVVSLVLEAGGDEDEAIAALLHDAIEDQGGLKTRDLIREKFGDRVTEIVESCSDSFDGEDKKPWRERKEAYLVHMKTASDSIRLISMADKLYNAQSIVKDYQKIGETLWERFKGKKEGTIWYYKSLLQIFDPTHSLAQELQKTILTLDILVAQNPESRD; from the coding sequence ATGGAACTTTCAGAACGGTTTGCAGAGGCGTTGGTGCTAGCAGAAAAATTGCACCGTGGGCAAATACGTAAAGGTTCCGGGACGCCCTACATCGCTCATTTATTGGGGGTCGTCAGTCTCGTTCTAGAAGCGGGCGGAGATGAAGACGAGGCGATCGCCGCTTTGCTCCATGACGCCATTGAAGATCAAGGCGGACTGAAAACCAGAGATTTGATTCGAGAGAAATTTGGCGATCGCGTCACCGAAATTGTTGAAAGTTGCTCTGATAGTTTCGATGGTGAGGACAAAAAACCTTGGCGAGAACGAAAAGAAGCCTATTTAGTGCATATGAAGACCGCTTCAGACTCTATCCGTCTTATTTCTATGGCCGATAAACTTTATAACGCCCAATCCATTGTGAAAGACTACCAGAAAATTGGTGAAACTCTTTGGGAACGCTTTAAAGGCAAAAAAGAAGGCACAATTTGGTACTATAAATCGCTGCTACAAATTTTTGATCCTACTCACTCCCTTGCCCAGGAATTACAAAAAACTATTCTTACTTTAGATATTTTAGTCGCCCAAAATCCAGAATCTCGCGATTAA
- a CDS encoding hypothetical protein (conserved hypothetical membrane protein), which produces MKAQFTLWLDRLLVADVFVVLFAFFWFAIALVGRSSGVNLGWDLWYSLWEPVFTPAIGILMLGAIASWVIKKLGTWFGSGADKMN; this is translated from the coding sequence ATGAAAGCGCAATTTACCCTGTGGTTAGATCGGTTATTGGTGGCGGATGTGTTCGTGGTGCTGTTCGCCTTCTTTTGGTTTGCGATCGCCTTGGTCGGTCGCTCCTCTGGGGTAAACCTTGGCTGGGATCTTTGGTATAGCCTTTGGGAACCCGTTTTTACGCCAGCGATCGGAATTCTGATGCTGGGGGCGATCGCCAGTTGGGTGATCAAAAAATTAGGGACATGGTTCGGTTCTGGCGCCGATAAAATGAATTGA
- a CDS encoding hypothetical protein (conserved hypothetical protein), translating into MEPWQLETTIRQTQLILENYRRWFGEDLISGDRPPVEQAKILFESPFVVFSHGAEADPIYNYGSRLGLKLWERTWDELLQMPSSQSAEPTAQVQAERNELLAASRSYGFKAGFSGIRVTKSGRRVRIEDVKLWDLLDQDGIYRGQAAVYSKWTFLDEKGK; encoded by the coding sequence ATGGAACCTTGGCAATTAGAAACAACTATTCGGCAAACCCAGTTAATTTTAGAAAATTATCGCCGTTGGTTTGGGGAAGATTTAATTTCAGGCGATCGCCCACCTGTTGAACAAGCAAAAATTTTATTTGAATCGCCCTTCGTGGTTTTTTCCCATGGTGCAGAGGCGGATCCGATTTACAATTACGGTTCCCGTTTAGGTTTGAAGTTATGGGAACGGACTTGGGATGAGTTACTGCAAATGCCATCGAGCCAATCGGCAGAACCCACGGCACAGGTACAAGCAGAAAGAAATGAACTTTTGGCAGCAAGTCGCAGTTATGGGTTTAAAGCCGGGTTTTCAGGGATTCGGGTGACAAAAAGTGGGCGGCGGGTCAGGATTGAGGATGTGAAACTTTGGGACTTGCTCGATCAGGACGGAATCTACCGGGGACAGGCTGCGGTATATTCTAAATGGACTTTTTTAGACGAAAAAGGGAAATGA
- a CDS encoding REP+ protein → MTDSDSNQILTEMRNEMRQFNTRITSEIQQLNTRFDQVDARLDKVETRLDQVEIGQEKADADRQGTQWVVNLSFSLIVATTIGIILQFVLAS, encoded by the coding sequence ATGACTGATTCCGACAGCAATCAAATTCTCACTGAGATGCGTAATGAAATGCGCCAGTTCAACACCCGCATTACCAGTGAGATACAACAGCTTAATACCCGTTTTGATCAAGTAGATGCTCGGCTTGATAAAGTAGAAACTCGACTGGATCAGGTGGAGATTGGTCAGGAGAAAGCGGATGCCGATCGTCAGGGGACGCAATGGGTGGTGAATTTGTCGTTTAGCTTGATTGTGGCGACGACAATTGGGATTATTTTGCAGTTTGTGTTGGCGAGTTAG
- the miaB gene encoding tRNA-i(6)A37 thiotransferase enzyme, with amino-acid sequence MTKPRQYHITTFGCQMNKADSERMAGILEDMGYLFTEDPYNADLVLYNTCTIRDNAEQKVYSYLGRQAKRKQTKPDLTLIVAGCVAQQEGESLLRRVPELDLIMGPQHANRLQELLEQVDAGNQIVATEPIHIVEDITKPRRDSTVTAWVNVIYGCNEHCTYCVVPGVRGTEQSRYPEAIRAEMEDLARQGFKEVTLLGQNIDAYGRDLPGTTPEGRNLYTLTDLLYYVHDVEGIERIRFATSHPRYFTERLIKACKDLPKVCEHFHIPFQSGDNEVLKAMRRGYTHEKYRRIINTIREYMPDASISADAIVAFPGETEEQFENTLKLVDEIGFDQLNTAAYSPRPGTPAATWDNQLSEEVKGDRLQRLNHLVSQKAAERSQRYAGRIEEVLVEDQNPKNPSQVMGRTRGNRLTFFTGDINELKGKTVAVKITEVRPFSLTGEPIEALVTV; translated from the coding sequence ATGACTAAGCCTCGCCAATATCACATTACCACCTTCGGCTGCCAGATGAATAAAGCCGACTCCGAGCGCATGGCAGGCATTCTCGAAGATATGGGCTATCTGTTCACCGAAGATCCTTACAATGCAGACTTGGTTCTCTACAATACCTGCACCATTCGGGACAATGCCGAACAAAAAGTCTATTCTTACCTTGGTCGGCAGGCAAAACGCAAACAAACCAAGCCCGACTTAACCCTGATCGTTGCTGGCTGTGTGGCGCAACAGGAAGGGGAAAGTTTACTCCGACGGGTGCCCGAATTGGATCTGATCATGGGCCCTCAGCACGCGAATCGTTTACAGGAATTACTGGAACAGGTGGACGCGGGGAATCAAATCGTAGCAACAGAACCAATTCATATCGTCGAAGATATCACCAAACCCCGCCGGGATAGCACCGTCACCGCCTGGGTAAATGTAATCTACGGTTGTAACGAACATTGCACCTATTGTGTTGTGCCGGGGGTGCGGGGCACAGAACAATCTCGCTATCCGGAGGCAATTCGGGCAGAGATGGAAGATCTGGCGCGGCAAGGGTTTAAAGAGGTCACACTACTGGGTCAAAATATTGATGCCTATGGGCGGGATCTACCTGGGACAACACCGGAAGGTCGAAATTTATACACCCTGACGGATTTGCTTTATTACGTTCATGATGTGGAAGGGATTGAACGGATTCGCTTTGCTACCAGTCACCCCCGTTATTTTACTGAGCGACTGATTAAAGCTTGTAAGGATTTGCCGAAGGTTTGCGAACATTTTCATATTCCTTTCCAGTCTGGGGATAATGAAGTCTTGAAGGCGATGCGGCGCGGCTATACCCATGAAAAATACCGCCGAATTATCAACACGATTCGTGAATATATGCCCGATGCTTCTATCAGTGCCGATGCGATCGTGGCGTTCCCTGGGGAGACGGAAGAGCAGTTTGAAAATACGCTTAAACTTGTCGACGAGATTGGCTTTGATCAACTGAATACGGCGGCCTATTCTCCCCGCCCCGGCACCCCAGCGGCAACTTGGGACAATCAACTCTCTGAGGAAGTCAAAGGCGATCGCCTCCAGCGGTTAAATCATCTCGTGTCCCAAAAGGCGGCGGAACGTTCCCAACGCTATGCCGGACGAATCGAGGAAGTTTTGGTGGAAGATCAAAATCCCAAAAATCCCAGTCAAGTGATGGGGCGAACTCGCGGCAATCGTTTGACCTTCTTTACCGGAGATATCAACGAACTCAAGGGTAAAACCGTTGCTGTCAAAATTACGGAAGTGCGTCCGTTTAGCCTGACTGGAGAACCCATCGAAGCCCTTGTTACTGTCTAG
- a CDS encoding hypothetical protein (conserved hypothetical protein) encodes MNTESYFNHPTFGMLFRICELEDNQELFTTLYAQRLFFLVQQGATGLNFESITRMDARLRMENRMRQVRRVGTLTELQTLQALFKRTFQ; translated from the coding sequence ATGAACACGGAATCTTATTTTAATCACCCGACGTTTGGTATGCTCTTTCGGATTTGTGAGCTGGAAGATAACCAAGAGCTTTTTACGACTCTCTATGCACAACGACTTTTTTTCTTGGTGCAACAGGGGGCAACTGGGTTGAATTTTGAGTCTATCACTCGGATGGATGCTCGCCTCAGAATGGAAAATCGCATGCGTCAGGTGCGCCGTGTTGGGACATTGACAGAGTTGCAAACGTTGCAAGCACTTTTCAAGCGGACGTTTCAGTAG
- a CDS encoding hypothetical protein (conserved hypothetical protein TIGR00044), protein MANAIAQNIIHLQEALPAQVRLIAVSKTHSAAKIRLAYAAGIRDFGENRLQEALEKQAELQDLPDICWHFIGHLQKNKAKKAIAHFDWIHTIDNLDLAQKLNQYAADVENPANCCLQIKPLPDPNKFGWEIPQLFAELPELAACEHLKIQGLMTILPRGLGEQATQAAFQQVADLRDQLNQTTGFPFLLTELSMGMSGDYSLAIRAGATMIRLGQRIFGDRDQ, encoded by the coding sequence ATGGCAAATGCGATCGCCCAAAATATTATCCATCTCCAGGAAGCGTTACCCGCACAGGTCCGTCTGATTGCGGTCAGTAAAACCCATTCTGCGGCAAAAATTCGCTTGGCCTATGCTGCCGGGATCCGTGATTTTGGAGAAAATCGCCTCCAAGAAGCCCTCGAAAAACAAGCTGAACTCCAAGACTTGCCTGATATCTGTTGGCATTTTATCGGTCACCTGCAAAAAAATAAGGCGAAAAAGGCGATCGCCCACTTTGATTGGATTCACACGATCGATAATCTCGATCTAGCCCAAAAACTCAATCAATACGCCGCTGATGTAGAGAATCCAGCAAACTGCTGTTTACAGATTAAACCCTTACCAGACCCCAATAAATTCGGCTGGGAAATTCCTCAACTTTTTGCTGAGTTACCTGAATTAGCCGCCTGTGAACATCTCAAGATTCAGGGTTTAATGACAATTCTGCCGAGGGGACTGGGTGAACAAGCGACCCAAGCTGCCTTTCAACAGGTTGCTGACCTCCGGGATCAACTTAACCAAACAACTGGTTTTCCTTTTTTGCTAACTGAGCTCTCCATGGGAATGTCTGGTGATTATTCTTTGGCGATTAGAGCTGGTGCAACGATGATTCGGTTAGGACAAAGGATTTTTGGCGATCGAGACCAATAG
- a CDS encoding hypothetical protein (protein of unknown function (DUF552)) produces MFNSIRNFLGLNESEEYEEYYEGEIENNDYQALYPAEMPAVLPEESAPAPRRFRENPTVANNFAMNSNTPAPRNNVIGLPGVSNSPAEVVVCEPRSFEEMPQIIQALRDRRSIVLNLNMMDPDEAQRAVDFVAGGTFAIDGNQERIGDSIFLFTPNCVQVTNQASLSREEEVTATASTRPAAPAPAWNDDMPIAQAQ; encoded by the coding sequence ATGTTCAACAGCATACGCAACTTCTTAGGCTTGAACGAATCAGAAGAGTACGAAGAGTATTACGAGGGGGAAATTGAGAACAACGACTACCAAGCTCTCTACCCCGCTGAAATGCCCGCTGTTCTCCCTGAGGAAAGTGCCCCTGCCCCCCGCCGTTTTCGTGAAAATCCTACCGTTGCCAATAACTTTGCCATGAACTCTAACACCCCTGCTCCCCGTAATAATGTGATTGGTCTCCCTGGCGTAAGCAACTCTCCCGCCGAAGTAGTTGTTTGCGAACCCCGCTCCTTCGAGGAAATGCCCCAAATCATCCAAGCCCTTAGGGATCGCCGTTCCATCGTTCTCAACCTCAACATGATGGATCCCGATGAAGCGCAACGGGCCGTAGATTTTGTTGCGGGTGGAACTTTTGCGATTGATGGTAATCAAGAACGTATCGGCGACAGCATTTTCCTGTTCACTCCTAATTGCGTACAAGTAACTAACCAAGCTAGCCTCAGCCGTGAAGAAGAAGTCACCGCCACCGCATCGACTCGTCCTGCTGCCCCTGCTCCCGCTTGGAACGATGACATGCCCATTGCCCAAGCTCAATAA
- the proC gene encoding pyrroline-5-carboxylate reductase: protein MTVKFGMIGGGVMGEAILSRLLQQKIYAPAEVIISEPMAERRDYLQQEYQVQVTADNAQAANVSGVLMLAIKPQILSKVTTELRQQNLRERPLVLSILAGVTLETLMGGFKGYPIIRAMPNTPAVVGQGMTAIAPSESVSLVQVELAKTIFEAVGQVVEVPESLMDAVTGLSGSGPAFVALMVEALADGGVLAGLPRNIAQQLALQTVKGTAELLQDSGLHPAQLKDRVTSPGGTTIAGVATLEAHGFRSAVMEAVNSAKERSAELGQE, encoded by the coding sequence ATGACTGTAAAGTTCGGCATGATCGGCGGCGGGGTAATGGGGGAGGCAATTCTCTCGCGACTACTGCAACAGAAAATTTATGCGCCTGCAGAGGTAATTATCAGTGAGCCAATGGCAGAGCGGCGGGATTATCTCCAGCAGGAATATCAGGTACAAGTGACAGCAGATAATGCGCAAGCGGCAAATGTTTCTGGTGTTCTCATGCTGGCGATTAAACCGCAAATTCTCTCGAAGGTGACGACAGAATTACGGCAACAAAATTTACGGGAACGTCCTCTCGTGCTGTCGATTTTGGCAGGAGTAACCCTCGAAACCTTGATGGGCGGATTTAAAGGGTATCCGATCATTCGCGCCATGCCCAATACGCCGGCGGTGGTGGGCCAAGGCATGACGGCGATCGCCCCCAGTGAGTCGGTTTCTCTGGTGCAGGTTGAACTGGCGAAAACCATTTTCGAGGCCGTCGGTCAGGTGGTGGAAGTGCCAGAATCTCTAATGGATGCGGTGACGGGACTTTCGGGTTCTGGCCCAGCGTTCGTGGCGTTAATGGTGGAAGCCCTCGCCGATGGTGGCGTGTTGGCTGGTTTACCGCGCAATATTGCCCAACAATTGGCTTTGCAGACGGTGAAAGGAACTGCGGAATTATTACAGGATTCGGGTTTACATCCAGCACAACTTAAGGATCGCGTCACTAGCCCAGGGGGAACAACGATCGCCGGCGTGGCCACCCTCGAAGCCCATGGTTTTCGGTCGGCGGTAATGGAAGCTGTCAATTCAGCCAAGGAACGTTCAGCAGAATTAGGACAGGAATGA
- a CDS encoding radical SAM domain protein, producing MNLTRVLEKAIALQDLTIEEGVFLLAQTQPSELEEIRSAADQLRKKLCGDRVSYVVNRNLNFTNICEQHCHFCAFRRDEGDEGAFWLDNAQLHEKAADALTKGATELCMQGGLNLKAKINGRSLDYYLDLVQSLKTAFPSLHIHAFSPQEIEFIARQDGISFAEVILALKNAGVGSLPGTAAEVLDDQIRRQICPEKLNTATWLEIVSTAHRLGLHTTSTMLCGHLETPRQQIEHFDQLRSLQQKAIENDYPARITEFILLPFVGQDAPAVLRKKVGRDQPDLAKTLHLTAVSRLFFGQWISNHQPSWVKLGLSGATEALLWGCNDLGGTLMEEHITSMAGAQGGTCLTVAELRGAIASINRQPVERNTLYETRITHSVA from the coding sequence ATGAACCTCACCCGCGTTTTAGAAAAGGCGATCGCCCTCCAAGATTTAACGATCGAAGAAGGGGTTTTTCTGTTGGCACAAACTCAACCGTCGGAACTGGAGGAGATTCGCTCGGCGGCGGATCAATTGCGGAAAAAATTGTGCGGCGATCGCGTGTCCTATGTGGTGAACCGGAACCTCAATTTTACGAATATCTGCGAGCAGCATTGTCATTTCTGCGCGTTTCGGCGGGATGAGGGCGATGAAGGCGCATTTTGGCTGGATAATGCCCAACTTCATGAAAAAGCGGCGGATGCTCTGACCAAAGGGGCAACGGAACTTTGTATGCAGGGGGGTTTGAACCTTAAAGCGAAAATTAACGGGCGATCGCTGGATTATTATCTCGATTTGGTGCAATCTCTCAAAACCGCGTTTCCGAGTTTGCATATTCACGCTTTTTCGCCGCAGGAAATCGAATTTATCGCCCGTCAAGATGGGATCAGTTTTGCGGAGGTGATTCTCGCGTTAAAAAATGCTGGCGTGGGATCGCTCCCTGGTACAGCGGCGGAGGTTTTAGACGATCAGATTCGGCGGCAAATTTGTCCAGAGAAATTAAACACGGCGACTTGGTTAGAAATTGTCAGCACGGCGCACCGCTTGGGTTTGCACACCACTAGCACGATGCTTTGCGGACATTTAGAAACGCCCCGTCAACAGATTGAACATTTCGATCAACTGCGATCGCTACAACAAAAAGCCATTGAAAATGACTATCCTGCGCGAATCACAGAATTTATTTTGCTGCCCTTCGTCGGGCAAGATGCTCCGGCAGTTTTGCGTAAAAAAGTAGGACGAGATCAGCCAGACTTAGCCAAAACCCTGCATTTAACCGCTGTTTCCCGTTTATTCTTTGGTCAATGGATTTCAAATCATCAGCCCAGTTGGGTCAAACTCGGTTTATCTGGCGCGACAGAAGCTCTGTTGTGGGGTTGTAACGATTTGGGGGGAACCCTGATGGAAGAACACATTACATCGATGGCAGGGGCGCAGGGCGGAACTTGTTTAACCGTGGCAGAATTACGGGGGGCGATCGCCAGCATTAACCGTCAGCCAGTGGAGCGCAACACTTTGTATGAAACACGAATCACCCATTCGGTAGCATAG
- the ccsA gene encoding c-type cytochrome synthesis protein, giving the protein MDLVALQSLLDNTSFLVLFLTMLTYWGGAAFPNLPILSSLGTIGMAIANLCMATLLGARWLEAGYFPLSNLYESLFFLAWGVTTMHLVAEWMSRSRWVGVITAPVAMGITAFAALTLPAEMQNSAPLVPALKSNWLMMHVSVMMISYSALLVGSLLAIAFLIVTKGQKVELRGSSVGNGSYRLRKNSEPETVPNVNAVAFQKPSFEGNTAVLTQPNLENLTTTSLSPQMLSLADTLDNISYRIIGLGFPLLTIGIIAGAVWANEAWGSYWSWDPKETWAMITWLVFAAYLHARITRGWHGRQPAIIAAAGFFVVWICYLGVNILGKGLHSYGWFF; this is encoded by the coding sequence ATGGATTTGGTCGCACTCCAAAGCCTTTTAGATAACACTTCATTTCTCGTCCTCTTCCTGACGATGCTCACCTACTGGGGGGGAGCCGCCTTTCCGAATCTGCCCATTCTCTCCAGCCTTGGCACAATCGGCATGGCGATCGCCAATCTCTGTATGGCAACCCTCCTCGGTGCGCGTTGGCTCGAAGCCGGCTATTTTCCCTTAAGCAATCTTTACGAATCCCTCTTTTTCCTCGCGTGGGGTGTCACAACCATGCACCTCGTCGCCGAATGGATGAGCCGGAGCCGTTGGGTTGGCGTAATTACAGCCCCCGTCGCCATGGGGATCACTGCCTTCGCTGCTCTCACTCTCCCCGCCGAAATGCAAAACTCCGCGCCCCTCGTGCCAGCCCTTAAATCCAATTGGCTGATGATGCATGTCAGCGTCATGATGATTAGCTACTCTGCCTTACTCGTGGGTTCATTGTTGGCGATCGCCTTCCTGATTGTCACCAAAGGGCAAAAAGTTGAATTACGCGGCAGTTCCGTGGGCAATGGCTCCTACCGTCTGCGTAAAAATAGCGAACCCGAAACCGTACCGAACGTTAATGCCGTTGCCTTCCAAAAACCTAGCTTTGAGGGCAATACCGCCGTTCTTACCCAACCTAACCTCGAAAACCTTACCACCACAAGCCTCAGCCCCCAGATGTTGAGCCTTGCTGATACCCTCGATAACATCAGTTACCGGATCATCGGTTTGGGTTTCCCACTGTTGACTATTGGCATCATCGCCGGCGCTGTCTGGGCCAATGAAGCCTGGGGTTCCTACTGGAGTTGGGACCCCAAAGAGACCTGGGCCATGATTACTTGGCTCGTGTTTGCCGCCTACCTCCATGCCCGCATCACCAGAGGCTGGCATGGCCGACAACCCGCCATTATTGCTGCCGCTGGATTTTTTGTGGTGTGGATTTGTTACCTAGGTGTCAATATTTTGGGTAAAGGATTGCACTCCTACGGATGGTTTTTCTAA
- the mtnA gene encoding metallothionein yields MTWSALHGRLHRQLKISGLLPPGKTLVLAISGGQDSLCLGRLLLDLQPHWQWSLAIAHCDHGWPGDHQIATQVATLAAQWQVPFYLCRPEVPLPETENAARQWRYGVLGDLTEQLRGQYVVTGHTQSDRAETLIYNLARGAGTAGMGSLNAVRPLKADVTLVRPLLEITRQETADFCQKLHLPVCPDPYNHQLRFKRNQVRQQVLPKLRELNTRVDKHLAQTALILQAENDYLEAIARQHLQQTLNGQNHLHRPPLQPLHLALQRRIVRQFLQQILPKMPTFSQITDTVRLIDGANGDRLGSFPGNIQLQVVGHWIIPIQIPHQ; encoded by the coding sequence ATGACCTGGAGTGCTTTACATGGACGGCTACATCGTCAACTCAAAATATCTGGGTTGTTACCACCGGGAAAAACCTTGGTATTAGCGATTTCTGGGGGCCAAGACTCCCTTTGTTTAGGGCGACTTCTCTTGGATTTACAACCCCACTGGCAGTGGTCTTTGGCGATCGCCCACTGTGACCATGGTTGGCCGGGGGATCATCAAATTGCGACTCAGGTGGCAACACTTGCGGCCCAGTGGCAAGTGCCCTTTTATCTCTGTCGTCCTGAGGTTCCTTTGCCAGAAACAGAAAATGCCGCTCGCCAATGGCGCTATGGAGTGCTTGGGGATCTGACGGAGCAGCTACGGGGACAATATGTAGTAACCGGCCATACCCAAAGCGACCGTGCGGAAACGTTGATTTATAATCTTGCGCGGGGGGCAGGCACAGCAGGTATGGGGAGTTTAAACGCAGTACGCCCTCTCAAAGCGGATGTCACTTTAGTACGGCCTTTATTGGAGATTACACGCCAAGAAACAGCAGATTTTTGTCAAAAATTGCATCTCCCTGTTTGCCCTGACCCCTACAATCATCAGCTTCGTTTTAAGCGCAATCAAGTGCGCCAGCAGGTGTTGCCCAAGCTCCGAGAACTTAATACCCGAGTTGATAAACACCTTGCCCAAACGGCCTTAATTCTTCAGGCAGAAAATGACTACCTAGAGGCGATCGCCCGGCAGCATCTCCAGCAAACCCTCAATGGCCAAAACCATCTCCACCGCCCCCCTTTACAACCGCTCCACCTTGCCCTTCAAAGGCGGATTGTCCGGCAATTTCTCCAACAGATACTCCCGAAAATGCCGACCTTCTCCCAAATTACTGATACGGTGCGATTGATTGATGGCGCCAATGGCGATCGCCTGGGTAGCTTTCCAGGGAATATTCAATTACAAGTTGTCGGTCATTGGATTATTCCCATCCAAATACCCCATCAATAA
- the sigF gene encoding SigF: MTTKVGDNIKFKTIELFQQYQKSKDIKVRNQIVNLNIGLVRKEAHHWSKQCNEAFDDLMQVGSLGLLRAIERFTLERGNAFSSFASPYIRGEIQHYLRDKSATVRIPRRILQLRQQSNAFIRAFRQVHNRQPSVVEIASHLEISVAEWQAIHLAYQNRDPVSLDVAISADQGENTSLGDLVPDPGYKSFQLAIEDQIRIQQGLAQLEEHTRKVLEFVFLHDLTQKEAAELLGVSVITVSRHVKKGISALKKILGSD; encoded by the coding sequence ATGACCACTAAAGTCGGTGACAATATCAAATTTAAGACCATAGAACTTTTCCAGCAATATCAAAAGTCAAAAGATATTAAGGTTCGCAATCAAATCGTCAACCTCAACATTGGCCTAGTCAGAAAGGAAGCCCATCACTGGTCAAAGCAATGTAACGAAGCTTTTGATGATCTGATGCAAGTGGGCAGCCTCGGACTCCTCCGGGCGATCGAACGCTTCACCCTAGAGCGGGGGAATGCCTTTAGTTCCTTTGCCAGTCCCTATATCCGGGGAGAAATTCAGCATTATCTACGCGACAAAAGTGCGACTGTTCGTATCCCCCGACGGATTCTCCAGTTGCGGCAGCAGTCAAATGCTTTTATCCGCGCGTTCCGCCAAGTCCATAATCGCCAACCTTCCGTCGTTGAAATCGCCAGCCATCTCGAAATTTCTGTTGCAGAGTGGCAAGCGATCCATCTGGCTTACCAAAACCGTGACCCAGTGAGCCTAGATGTGGCGATCTCTGCCGATCAGGGTGAGAACACCAGCTTAGGGGATCTCGTCCCCGACCCTGGCTACAAAAGCTTCCAGTTAGCTATCGAAGACCAAATTCGCATCCAACAGGGCCTTGCACAGCTAGAAGAACATACTCGTAAGGTGCTGGAATTTGTTTTTCTCCACGATTTGACCCAGAAAGAAGCGGCAGAGCTTCTCGGGGTGAGTGTTATTACCGTTTCTCGCCATGTAAAAAAAGGCATTAGCGCCCTCAAAAAGATTCTTGGGAGCGATTAA
- a CDS encoding DnaJ domain containing protein, translating into MAATDFKDYYSILGVSKSASADEIKKKFRKLALQYHPDRNPGDQAAEAKFKEISEAYEVLSDPEKRQKYDQFGQYWQQVGRSTGNPYGSGVNVDFNNFSNFDFGNFGSFDEFINELLGRASAGPGSRGGSTPYSDFGFNTGQGGSPQGANREAKLQLTFSEAFRGVEKRLILGTDNITVKIPAGVTQGNKIRVKGKGNPGAMGGQRGDLYLIVELQPHDFFQFEGVNLTCTLPITPDEAVLGAAVDVPTPDGMVTMKIPAGIKGGQSLRLRGKGWPQSKGSRTDQLVKIEIVVPAHPSDAEKDCYEKLRTLNQFKPRDRLRNIHL; encoded by the coding sequence ATGGCAGCAACTGATTTCAAAGATTACTATTCCATTCTCGGGGTTAGTAAAAGTGCCTCTGCCGACGAAATTAAGAAAAAATTCCGCAAGCTCGCCCTACAATATCATCCCGACCGTAACCCTGGGGATCAAGCAGCTGAAGCAAAATTCAAAGAAATTAGTGAAGCCTATGAAGTCCTTTCCGATCCGGAAAAGCGACAAAAGTATGACCAATTTGGTCAATATTGGCAACAGGTCGGCCGGAGCACCGGTAATCCCTATGGCTCCGGAGTCAACGTTGATTTTAATAACTTCAGTAATTTTGATTTTGGCAATTTTGGTAGTTTTGACGAATTTATCAATGAATTATTAGGCCGCGCTAGTGCTGGCCCTGGATCACGGGGAGGCAGTACTCCATACAGTGATTTTGGGTTTAATACAGGCCAAGGGGGATCTCCCCAAGGGGCAAATCGAGAGGCCAAGCTCCAACTCACCTTTTCTGAAGCGTTTCGGGGTGTCGAAAAGCGCCTCATTTTAGGTACGGACAATATTACTGTCAAAATTCCAGCCGGAGTGACCCAAGGCAATAAAATTCGTGTTAAAGGCAAAGGAAACCCTGGAGCAATGGGGGGGCAACGGGGGGATTTGTACCTAATCGTCGAGCTGCAGCCCCATGATTTTTTCCAATTTGAAGGGGTGAATCTCACCTGCACTTTACCGATTACTCCCGATGAAGCAGTCCTCGGTGCGGCGGTGGATGTGCCGACTCCTGATGGAATGGTGACGATGAAAATTCCGGCTGGGATTAAAGGGGGCCAATCACTCCGCCTCCGGGGCAAAGGCTGGCCGCAATCTAAAGGTAGTCGCACAGATCAACTGGTAAAAATTGAAATTGTTGTTCCGGCGCATCCTAGTGATGCGGAAAAAGACTGCTATGAAAAACTGCGGACTTTAAATCAGTTTAAACCCCGCGATCGCCTCAGAAATATTCATCTTTAA